The following is a genomic window from Homalodisca vitripennis isolate AUS2020 chromosome 5, UT_GWSS_2.1, whole genome shotgun sequence.
aaaaacaaacaaaaaccagaGAGCTCTCTTGTAGCACTCAAAAAAGTGATGAAAATTCACGAAACACAGAGGGATTGATGATGGCTCTGACCCTAGCAATCCTGACCAAACCCAAAAAACAGGCggacttcctagtagaagtccAATAGCCTCCGACTACTCCGTCAGAGTCGAAACAGAATGAAGAAGATGCGATACTGGAGGGCGATCACCAGAAGGAAGAGGGAGCAAAAGTCGAGAGACAGCTCCCAGCACTGCCTAAGTTATGTGGAGGCCGCCAGGAAACGCATGGTCTGTTCCGAAAAAAGAGGGTACTCCCAAGAAGAGAAGCCAGGGAATTGGCCTTAAAACCAATCccagaagaaagaaataagaaaactgaacaaacaaaaagagggaaagaaaccggaaaagacctcactctgatggaTCCACTCCGGAGGCCCATCAGAGGAAGAAAACCAAAGAACGAAGGAAATCAAGGGGAACGCAAGGAGCAATCTGGGACAAACCCCAGAAACCTTCATACAAACAAGCGGTAGCTGGTATAAGGGTAGGGGTCTTGCACTCCAATTTTTCCCGAGACACTACTCACAACCGAAACAGAATGGAGAAGATCCAGAGCTTCATCCTGGAAGCTATCGTGGAGGAACAggagggtccctactctccaagattctacgTATCAACAGGAGACAAGGGGTTCTAATCTTCACCTGCGAAAACACTGAAACAGCAGAATGGCTTAAAGGAAAGCAAGACTCCCTAAAGCCTTGGGAAGAGGCCAGTCTAAGGATAGTACCAGAGGAAGAAATCCCCTCGTGCGAGAATCGCGACTGTCTATCTTCTGACAGCATACTTGACACAACCGAAAAAGATAATGAAGCtcttaaaaggacaaaacaaagaGCTATCTGTCGGAGAATGGAATGTTCTCGGAGAAGCGGAGAAGCGACGAGGGAAGTCTGTCCTACTCaccctggcagtcgactgcgctaCAGCGAACAAACTTGAGAAGGAAAGGTCCATGGAATCGGCTACAAGTTTGGGAAAGTTCAGCTTAGACTGAAGAAAAAACATCAAGAAAACATAGAACAAACCCACAAGGGAAGAGGGGACTACAGAGAAATCTGAGACGGTCACCACAGAAAAAATGaccgctgaagagatggaagtggaggaggccacgaaggtgtcagagcaatctgtacataccttacctaaaaggtctactccacaagccagAGCAGCGTTCTCGAAGAAGAAAGACCCACCTGTTCTCTCTTCTTGAAGAAGGGACCTTCACTCAAAGGACCATCCGTCTCGGCTCGAGGAAGAAAAAGGGGATAAAGTCTCCAAGCAATCCAGAAGAAGAGACGGGGATGGACCACCTGGGGGAGGTGGGAAGaaggcgtaagtatgcgcctaatactacagataaacctacaccatgcaaagggcgcaactgacatacttgggaagaaggtttatctcaacaggccaggatatcgccctaatccaggagcTTGGATCTatagaggttgcatcagaggactgacaactcaggtaggtaatctcatttatgatcgaacaattgaaaaccccaagaacttgtattctaacttcaaaaactaataacagtctttccgattacagatctaataacaagggatctggtggcggctacagtgaaggTGACTTCACTGCAAGGGGACAGAGAGGTTACTATAAGCCTCAGCTtacttccccaacccgtcaacaagctTGCCCACCAAAAGAactagaaagactattgcagagctgcagagacagaggctcggccctcattctcagctgcgactgcaatgctcaccacACGATATTGCCGCACCCACGGGAAGTacgaacacaaacaagagaggtgaggaacttctacagtttaaTGTTCAGCAATGATTCtagtgttagagaatagagggtcaagcccaaacctttataactagaaatagtAAAGAAGTCCTGGACATAACACTATCTACAGgactaaaaacataaatataaagtaaggtggcacgtctccaaggaggcctacactatcggaccactgtccAATTAGGTTTGACATAGAGGAGACACAGTCCCAATAgggaaagatacgtgacccacagggttctcctaaatcgaccaactggagaggtttacagagagtccctggcagaagagttggaagaaataggacccttgcagagaaatgaatttgaattagaaaggtctgcacaaatagtagagcaaAGCTATAATAAgggcctacgagaaaaactgtcctcccaggcaaaaccggttgaagagggatgtgccgtggtggactgggaggttggaaacattaagaaacaaaacgaggaaattattaaaaaatgggcaaaaaggacagacgaaCTGGCctcccttatctacaggcccaaaatgaatataagaaagaactaagaacaaataaaagaagaacctggatggaatttctgtaaaaaatatcaacagtcttcccgaggcatccaggcttcaaaaaactctccaaacggagcatacaaatcctatctatggggactctagtaaaggacaacggtgacctaacaatgaacaggaaggagaccttagaactacttctggagacacacttcccggggggtcaactaactcgtaatgaggatacttattctctatatggggggggatccagtcgggaggtggcaaaagccagacaggtgtctaacagactattcacacacaaagaattaaatgggcgataagatcgttcaagccgtttaaatctcctgggggcggatggagttttttTCCAGCCCtgcttcaagaggggctggacattctactaaatacccttagcattctatttagaagcagtttcgcccTAGGTTATATACCAAAGAAttggaggatagcactagtggtgttcttgcggaaaaatgacagggatccaacaaaacccagttcgtatagacccataagcctaacctccttcatggtgaaaactatggaaaaaataataaatagacacataagggacgcAATATTACTGGAACACACCCACTTAGTCCTCACACAACAATAcgcatacatagaaggaaaatcaaccaccactgcttctccacagtttagtgagagaggtggagaataccttcgaaaaaaaggaagccctagtcagagcgtcttcatggacattgaaggagctttcgaccgagtagcatatcaatccatgatAGACTTGCGATGGAACGTTTTGAGTTTCCTCAGgacgtagtcaaatggatagtagccctcctaaaaagcagacaggtgaaagccaagtacggggacgaatcggctgcgatcacggcccaaagaggctgcccccaggggggagagtcttatctcctctcctgtgggcgatggtagtggatgatatcctaagaaaagcagagaagagggggataaggctactatgttatgcggatgacctagtgcttatgaattaaaagggaaaaacactggcaggctggaacgccaattacaaacagaactgaacttcataagcaaatggtgtcatggggaaggtctgcggatcaacccatcaaaaacaaacatgattacctttaccaggaaaaggaaattccagctagctaaaccggtcctggagggaatcagcatacaaccaaacaaaagaagtgaagtatctgggtttaatcttggatgagaagctcacttggaactcccatattagaaacaagatatccaaagcaataatggcccttggggcctgtaagagactctttggatttaaatggggacttaaacccaaaattgatttattggatttacgaaaccatagtgaaaccaatggtcacatatgctgctttagtatggtggccgaaggtcgaaacaaacaacagctgcaaaaaggctacagagtccttcagaggttagcttgcttaagcatcacgggagcaatgagctcctgcccaacactagcaatggaagcggttctgggttatactcctcttggccagaggaagtgatgagaacagctgcgatgagcgcaatgaagcttctatgggacaaaggtaataaatgttaacctccctagaaggccatatgaagatattggaaaatttccctgaggctgaaatgctaaccaaagtatctgatactatggttaagaaatactccttttgaaaaaccatacacggtctctatcggaagtagggaggaatggattaaaagggaggtCTACCcaaaaaaaggagtcctgaagttttacaccgatggtttcactcctagactcaagggcaggatatggaatacatggacctggagttgacatggctgtgcccctgagaagacatgcctcagtttttcaggcggaggtcatggcaatagattcatgttctagaagactcacacagtttGGGGactaaaggattatcataccttatactctctgatagtcaggctgcactgaaggcactggatacctgttcgattgattcgaaaaGCGGTCCTGGGAATGCAGGAAGgccctagcagagctagcaacaagtaatagagtaacactcggatgggtgccgggtcatgaaggaattcatggaaaCGAAAAAGCGGACATTCTCTCTCGCCAaaaaagggagcggaatccaTATTGGTGGGGCCAGAGCCAGGATGTGGAATATCCTTCTccagcattaaagctctggtttaaagattgggaaaagaggacaagatataagaattggagcagagcctcgggtttaagaatatccaaaatgtttatctctccttatgcaaaaggatggacagctctcctagaccagaataaggaggatataagactgatattaggaatgttgacaggacatggccctctgagaaagcaccttttgaaggtaggccttagtcggagcagcgaatgtagactctgtggagaggaggaggagtcagcggagcacatttggttggattgtcctgccatcgtagagactaggaaaagatacctgggagcatacctcctcagccccaaggacatcaaagaacaggagcccttaaatctgattggtttttgcaaaaggcctcggtttttgagggcacaaataaaagtaagggaggcgcaaaggtccttttaaggactaagtgcggggacaaagtgtcctcttccctcagaaggaaaaaaaaaaaaaaaaaaaaaaaaaaaaaattactggtcatgggtttatggctacaaCCCtaaaacaaaggctcaatcttcacagtggaaaactcgcgaagagcaacggccgaaaaaagcaagacaaagttgaagcaatgtcaagacaatgctgacagatttttttttaccaggacggcgttgGTCATCatgaatatgctccaagaggccaggtTTTTATTTGACTGGTTCTATTTGaggttttgttgtatgaatatacATACGtctcaaaaacctaatttggccaaaaagtgtcaacttccaactctttaaattaattttctatctaaggtATTTCAAGTGACATAGTTCAGTTTGACTTGTGTCCCAATCAAGAAAACGTATACCAACAAAAACCAACTCTGAGTAAAAAGCATCTACTTTTGTACGTTTAATTTACTTTCTAAGATTTTTCAAGTggtttttcaagatttttttaattgcGGTCTGCGATGCTTCTGAtgctataagtaatattgatttttaccccgatcaagaaaatatgtgcatatGTAAAAAGACTACTTCATTCAAAATCCATCTACTTCTATCGCTTGTATTCTGCTTCTAATATAAGGGGAAAAGTATGACATTCTGTTACTTCTCTCCTtgaattacagtaaaatttatattggatatATAGCATTTTTACTTTATCACACAATTTGAATTCATAAATTCACAATTTGTCAAAGTGCTCATGGAACTAATGACATTAAAACAATCAGTTTTGCTATTTTCTTTATCTTAGGTGTTAACTGACCAAAAAAGGAGTAAAATTACAGATATTTGTTTACCACATACTTATCAATTAGAATTGATAAATGCTTTGCCACATAGTTCTGGAACTCTGGAGTTACTTTCAAGCCAATTACTGTGGACTGATCATATTGCTCATTGTCAGTGTTCCGTAGTGAAGGTGGGAGTGTTTCCATTTTGGATCCAAGGTTATCTGAAATCAGAAAAAGTCTAAAATTAGATTTCATTCAGATACCTTTTTAATTTAGCTGTTGCTATTGATCATAGTGTAAATCAACATTGTACTTTCTTCATAAGGAAGCAATAGAGCTTCCTTAAGCAATAGAGCTTAAGCTTAGAGCCAATGAGACTTTAATCAACTCTGCGTCAAATCCCTGCAAGGCTGCATGGTCCATTATTGCTACTGTCAGAAGCCCTACTACTTCATCTACCCCCGACA
Proteins encoded in this region:
- the LOC124362823 gene encoding uncharacterized protein LOC124362823 isoform X3; the encoded protein is MDDETSSDEDRSKFLQAVDKQFINDDWYSSKTSTTDNLGSKMETLPPSLRNTDNEQYDQSTVIGLKVTPEFQNYVAKHLSILIDKYVTTKRS